One window of the Arthrobacter sp. zg-Y919 genome contains the following:
- the glgP gene encoding alpha-glucan family phosphorylase, producing the protein MKAIRRFTVRTVLPPSIAPLGRLAANLRWSWHQPTLRLFESLDPAAWRSSGGDPVKLLGSVSRDKLERIAQDEHLVSVISDLGADLDRYLNEPRWYQRQGEDAPAAIAYFSPEYGISAVLPQYSGGLGILAGDHLKAASDLGIPLVAVGLLYKAGYFKQALSRDGWQLETYPVLDPNGLPLTLLREEDGTPAKITLPLPDNRQLSAHIWRADVGRVPLLLLDSDVMGNDDAARGITDRLYGGGGDHRLQQELLLGMGGVKALRVHQRLTGAPAAEVFHSNEGHAGFLGVERIRELMDQGMTWEEALTVSRASTVFTTHTPVPAGIDRFEQTQIRHFFTAGLAQSVPTDKILALGAENYEGGDPDKFNMAVMGLRLAQRANGVAKLHGEVSREMFSGLWPGFDVSEVPITSVTNGVHVPTWIDPEVTALASEKFGLATVHDRDWGRAYEIDDKDLWDLRRRLRSNLVKDVRRRVKRAWRRRGASDAELAWTENVLDPDVLTIGFARRVPTYKRLTLMLRDPDRLKALLLHPTRPIQVVVAGKSHPADEQGKKMIQDLVRFTDDPAVRHRIVFLPNYDIAMARTLFPGCDVWLNNPLRPLEASGTSGMKSAINGGLNLSILDGWWDEMYDGNNGWAIPSANPSKGTRTREVYNADQRDDIEAAALYDLLENAVAPLFYGTEPPADAGAAGPSAPPADALPHEWLEMVKHTLADLGPNVSASRMLKDYVNRLYRPASSSGRAMSADGYTAARELALWITRVRDGWSTVQVENVDSVGVSENPQIGDTLTVQAYVSLGSLRPGDVSVEAAYGMVTENDRISEPRIQELTPAEDLGSGRHLFRGTIRIEQAGPFGYTVRVLPNHPGLASKAELGLIANA; encoded by the coding sequence TCTCCGTGATCTCCGACCTGGGTGCCGATCTGGACCGGTACCTCAACGAACCCCGCTGGTACCAGCGCCAGGGAGAGGACGCACCGGCAGCGATTGCCTACTTCTCCCCCGAGTACGGCATCAGCGCCGTCCTGCCGCAGTACTCCGGCGGTCTGGGCATCCTCGCCGGCGACCACCTCAAGGCGGCTTCCGATCTGGGCATTCCCCTCGTGGCGGTGGGACTGCTCTACAAGGCCGGCTACTTCAAGCAGGCCCTGTCCCGCGATGGTTGGCAGCTGGAGACCTACCCCGTGCTGGACCCCAACGGGCTGCCGCTGACCCTGCTGCGTGAGGAAGACGGCACACCGGCGAAAATCACTCTGCCGCTTCCGGACAACCGCCAGCTCTCGGCACACATCTGGCGCGCCGACGTCGGGCGCGTCCCGTTGCTCCTGCTGGATTCGGACGTGATGGGGAACGACGACGCCGCCCGCGGCATCACGGACCGGTTGTACGGCGGAGGAGGGGACCACCGGCTGCAGCAGGAACTGCTGCTGGGCATGGGCGGCGTCAAGGCGCTGCGGGTCCACCAGCGGCTGACCGGGGCGCCCGCGGCGGAGGTCTTCCACAGCAACGAAGGGCACGCCGGGTTCCTGGGCGTGGAGCGGATCCGTGAACTGATGGACCAGGGGATGACCTGGGAGGAAGCGCTGACTGTTTCCCGCGCCTCGACGGTGTTCACGACGCACACCCCGGTACCGGCCGGTATTGACCGTTTCGAGCAGACGCAGATCCGGCATTTCTTTACTGCCGGCCTGGCCCAGTCCGTCCCCACCGACAAGATCCTGGCCCTCGGCGCGGAGAACTACGAAGGCGGCGACCCGGACAAGTTCAATATGGCCGTCATGGGACTGCGGCTTGCCCAGCGGGCCAACGGCGTGGCCAAGCTGCACGGCGAAGTCTCCCGGGAAATGTTCTCCGGCCTGTGGCCGGGCTTCGATGTGTCCGAGGTACCCATTACCTCGGTGACCAACGGTGTCCATGTCCCCACGTGGATCGACCCGGAGGTCACTGCTCTTGCCAGCGAGAAGTTCGGTCTGGCCACCGTGCATGACCGCGACTGGGGCAGGGCCTATGAGATTGACGACAAGGATCTGTGGGACCTGCGGCGGAGGCTGCGCAGCAATCTGGTGAAGGACGTCCGGCGCCGCGTGAAGCGTGCCTGGCGCCGGCGCGGCGCCTCTGATGCGGAGCTGGCCTGGACCGAGAATGTGCTGGATCCGGATGTCCTGACCATCGGGTTTGCCCGCCGGGTGCCCACCTATAAGCGGCTGACCCTGATGCTGCGCGACCCGGACCGGCTCAAGGCGCTGCTGCTGCATCCCACCCGGCCCATCCAGGTGGTGGTGGCTGGAAAGTCGCACCCCGCGGATGAGCAGGGCAAGAAGATGATCCAGGACCTGGTCCGCTTCACGGATGACCCGGCCGTCCGCCACCGCATCGTGTTCCTGCCCAACTACGACATTGCGATGGCGCGCACCCTGTTCCCCGGCTGCGACGTGTGGCTGAACAATCCGCTGCGTCCGCTGGAAGCCTCGGGTACCTCCGGCATGAAGTCCGCCATTAACGGCGGGCTCAACCTCTCCATCCTCGACGGGTGGTGGGATGAGATGTACGACGGCAACAACGGCTGGGCCATTCCCTCCGCCAATCCGAGCAAGGGCACCCGCACGCGCGAGGTCTACAACGCCGACCAGCGGGACGACATTGAGGCAGCGGCGCTGTATGACCTGCTGGAGAACGCGGTTGCACCGCTGTTCTACGGCACCGAACCACCGGCCGATGCCGGGGCGGCCGGACCGTCCGCACCGCCGGCGGATGCCCTGCCGCACGAATGGCTGGAAATGGTCAAGCACACCCTCGCGGATCTGGGGCCGAACGTCTCCGCCTCACGGATGCTCAAGGATTACGTGAACCGGCTGTACCGGCCCGCCAGCTCCTCCGGCCGGGCCATGTCCGCGGACGGGTACACAGCCGCGAGGGAGCTCGCCCTGTGGATCACACGGGTGCGGGACGGCTGGTCCACCGTGCAGGTGGAAAACGTGGACTCCGTGGGCGTAAGCGAGAACCCGCAGATCGGCGACACCCTCACTGTCCAGGCCTATGTGTCCCTCGGTTCCCTGCGGCCAGGTGACGTGAGCGTGGAGGCTGCGTACGGCATGGTGACGGAGAATGACCGGATCAGCGAGCCCCGCATCCAGGAGCTGACACCCGCGGAGGACCTGGGGTCCGGACGGCACCTGTTCCGCGGAACCATCCGCATCGAGCAGGCCGGACCGTTCGGCTACACCGTCCGGGTACTGCCGAACCACCCGGGGCTGGCGTCGAAGGCGGAGTTGGGGCTCATCGCCAACGCGTGA